The following nucleotide sequence is from Pseudarthrobacter psychrotolerans.
TGCAGTTCATCCAGTTCAACGTCACCAAGGGCCCCTTCGCGGATGCGAAAGTCCGCCAGGCTGTGGCCTACGCCCTGAACCGGGAGAACGCCATCGAAGCAGCCTTCCAGGGACACGGTAAACCGCTCACCGGAGTGACAATCCCGGAAGACAACCCCGCATACGACCCGGCAAATACCGGACTTTTCAGCCACGACGTCTCCAAGGCCAAAGACCTCCTCGCAGAAGCCGGGTATCCCGACGGATTCGAAGCCAAGATGCTGACGACCTCGCAGTACTCGTTCCTGCAGGATACGGCTCTGTCCGCCCAGGCGGACCTGGCCGCCATCGGTATTAAGGTCACCTTGGACGCCCCTGACTGGTCTACACGCGTTGCCAAGGGTAACTCCGGAGACTACGACCTCGCAGTTGCCGGCGGAGCAGGCATCGTCGCAGACCCCACCTACATCAAGGGCCTTGTTTCCGGGCCGAACAGCTTCCTGCGCAGCTTCGGATACGATAATCCGGCACTGAACGCGAAACTGGATGAAGGCCTGAGGGCAACGGATGATCAAGCCAAGAAGGCCGCATACAACGAAGCGCTCAAGATCATGCAGGCCGATGTGCCCTACGCGCCGATCAACACCCGTGAACAGGCTTTCGCCTATAACTCCAAAGTCAAGGGATTCAAGAGCCTCCCCGGGTTCCTGAGTTTCTACAGCGGATACACATTCGCCGACACTTCCCTCTCCAAATAGGAGCTGACGTGACGTCCTTTATCCTGCGTCGAGTGGGAATGGGAGCCGTTCTGGTTTTCCTTGTCTTGACGCTGATCTTCTCGGCCATCCGGCTTATCCCCGGCGATCCAGTCGAACTGCTGCTCTCCAGCGGAAACACCAGTGCGGACCCCGAAACCGTGGAACGCATGCGCGAACAGCTGGGCCTGAACGGTTCCCTGCCTGTCCAGTACTGGAACTTCCTGACAGGAGTCATCACCGGAGACCTCGGACAGTCCATCCGCACCGGCGACCCCGTAGCCGAATCGATCGCGCAGCGCCTGCCCCGGACACTTGAACTGGTCATCTTCGCGACAGTGATCTCCATGGCAGTGGGAATCCCGCTGGGAGCATGGGCGGCCGTCAGGGGCGGATTCGTTGACAGCGCCGCCACGGTTTTGACCAGCCTCGGAGTGGCACTTCCCGTCTACGTCCTCGGCACACTGTTGATACTCGTCTTTTCCCTAACGTTGGGCTGGCTGCCCGCAGGCGGCTTCGCTACCTGGCAGCAGAACCCGGCCAGACATTTTCAGCTGCTCATCCTGCCAGCGATTGCTTTATCGCTGGGTTTCACCGCGATCATTGCCCGCATGACGCGATCCGCTGTCCTTGAAACCATGGGCCAGGATTGGGTCAGAACAGCCACCGCGTTCGGGCATGCGCCCCTGAAAGTCTTCCGTCGGCACGTGCTCCGAAATTCGCTGACGCCGGTCACTACTGTTATCGGGCTTGGCTTCGGTACTCTCCTGGGCTCCACCGTACTGGCGGAGCGGGTATTCAACTATCCGGGCCTCAGCAGCCTCCTGGTCGAATCAGTTTCCAACCGGGACTACGCCGTAGTGCAAGGGATCGTGATCATCATTGCGTTGCTGTTCATTCTCATCAACATTGTGGTCGACGTTGTCTACGGCCTCCTCGATCCGAGAGTGAGGCAATAATGGCAGCTACAAAGCTCGCTTCCACCAGGATGCGCTCCGGCAAGCTGAGGCAAGTCATGGGTCCCCTCCGGACGGCCGCCCTTGTCTATGTCGTTGCCATCATCATTGTGATGATCCTGGCTCCGGTCATCTCCCCCGCGGATCCGCTGGCACAGGATATCGCCAACAAGCGGCTTCCTGTCTTTACGCCGGGGCATCTGCTCGGTACCGACGAGCTGGGCAGGGACGTACTTACCCGCATCATGTACGGCGCCAGGATCGAACTTTTCATAGCACTTGGCGCCACCGTCTTTGCAGCAATTGCCGGCACGTTTATGGGGATTGTTGGAGGGTTCTTCGGAGGAATAGCCGAAACCATCACCATGCGGCTCATAGTTGACGTCATTCTCGCTTTCCCTCCGATCATCCTCGCGCTCCTCGCAGTGACCATCTACGGCCCGGGCCCCGTAACC
It contains:
- a CDS encoding ABC transporter permease, whose amino-acid sequence is MTSFILRRVGMGAVLVFLVLTLIFSAIRLIPGDPVELLLSSGNTSADPETVERMREQLGLNGSLPVQYWNFLTGVITGDLGQSIRTGDPVAESIAQRLPRTLELVIFATVISMAVGIPLGAWAAVRGGFVDSAATVLTSLGVALPVYVLGTLLILVFSLTLGWLPAGGFATWQQNPARHFQLLILPAIALSLGFTAIIARMTRSAVLETMGQDWVRTATAFGHAPLKVFRRHVLRNSLTPVTTVIGLGFGTLLGSTVLAERVFNYPGLSSLLVESVSNRDYAVVQGIVIIIALLFILINIVVDVVYGLLDPRVRQ
- a CDS encoding ABC transporter permease, yielding MAATKLASTRMRSGKLRQVMGPLRTAALVYVVAIIIVMILAPVISPADPLAQDIANKRLPVFTPGHLLGTDELGRDVLTRIMYGARIELFIALGATVFAAIAGTFMGIVGGFFGGIAETITMRLIVDVILAFPPIILALLAVTIYGPGPVTLIMVMGVLFAPTFARITYGQTLSVKREEYVEAARAFGAKTPVTLFKVVLPNVSAPIIVQFSLTMAQAILLESGLSYLGLGVVPPEPSWGAMVAEGQRFITSDPMGLLVPSTVLVLTILAFGLLGDGLRAYLDPKSRK